A genomic window from Planctomycetia bacterium includes:
- the ndhF gene encoding oxidoreductase, which produces MTGVEASFIHDAVAVLVSWQLVAPAATLALIGLPALLGRPASERTTTRLVGAGFTTSFLAALATLAVLVGRDFAPEVVHLGTLFEAGHHAATIELVADALSVPYVCFSTGLCALVNAFAGKYLHREPGFTRFFVLLALFGTGMNLMVLAGSIDVLFAGWEFLGISSALLIGFFHERRNAVEAAMRAFTTYRVCDVGLLAAGVVMHQAVGSGDFGLLFTGRWPDATCGVPATTALLLALLLVFAALGKSAQVPFTGWLPRAMEGPTPSSAIFYGALSIHAGAYLLLRCGAVLDAAPGAAWLLVIIGVATALHGAVVGSVQTDLKGMLAYASMTQAGIILAEIGCGLRVVPLVHVVSHAVLRSLQILRSPSAMHDRHELAAALGGPPGPAAWSMLAFLPAALTRRLFRVALDRGLDEPLVMRFVVGPLCRGLTAAAAAERRWVAFLGGAAAGAGRTGDDGGAA; this is translated from the coding sequence ATGACCGGCGTCGAAGCCTCCTTCATCCACGACGCGGTCGCCGTCCTCGTCTCCTGGCAGCTCGTCGCGCCCGCCGCGACGCTCGCGCTGATCGGCCTGCCGGCCCTGCTCGGCCGGCCGGCGTCCGAGCGGACCACGACCCGGCTCGTCGGCGCCGGCTTCACGACGAGTTTTCTGGCGGCGCTGGCGACGCTCGCCGTGCTCGTGGGCCGTGACTTCGCGCCGGAGGTCGTCCATCTCGGCACGCTGTTCGAGGCCGGCCACCATGCCGCCACGATCGAGCTCGTCGCCGACGCCCTGTCGGTGCCCTACGTCTGCTTCTCGACGGGTCTGTGCGCGCTTGTCAACGCCTTCGCCGGAAAGTACCTGCACCGCGAACCCGGCTTCACCCGGTTCTTCGTCCTGCTGGCGCTGTTCGGCACGGGAATGAACCTGATGGTGCTGGCCGGCAGCATCGACGTGCTGTTCGCGGGCTGGGAGTTCCTCGGCATCTCGTCGGCGCTCCTCATCGGCTTCTTCCACGAGCGGCGCAACGCCGTCGAGGCCGCCATGCGGGCGTTCACGACCTACCGCGTCTGCGACGTCGGTCTGCTCGCCGCCGGGGTCGTCATGCACCAGGCTGTCGGGAGCGGTGACTTCGGCCTGCTGTTCACCGGCCGCTGGCCCGACGCGACCTGCGGCGTCCCCGCCACGACCGCCCTGCTCCTCGCCCTGCTCCTCGTTTTCGCGGCGCTCGGCAAGTCGGCGCAGGTGCCGTTCACCGGCTGGCTGCCCCGGGCGATGGAAGGCCCGACGCCATCGAGCGCGATCTTCTACGGCGCGCTGTCGATCCATGCGGGGGCCTACCTGCTGCTGCGCTGCGGTGCCGTGCTCGATGCGGCTCCCGGCGCCGCCTGGCTGCTGGTAATCATCGGCGTCGCCACGGCGCTCCACGGGGCGGTCGTGGGGAGCGTCCAGACCGACCTCAAGGGAATGCTCGCCTACGCGTCGATGACGCAGGCGGGCATCATCCTCGCCGAGATCGGCTGCGGTCTCCGCGTGGTGCCGCTGGTGCACGTCGTCAGCCACGCGGTGCTGCGCAGTCTGCAGATCCTCCGGTCGCCGTCGGCGATGCATGATCGGCACGAGCTGGCGGCGGCCCTCGGCGGGCCGCCCGGTCCGGCCGCCTGGTCGATGCTCGCTTTCCTGCCGGCGGCGCTGACGCGGCGGCTGTTTCGCGTGGCGCTCGATCGCGGCCTCGACGAGCCGCTGGTGATGCGTTTCGTGGTCGGGCCGCTGTGCCGGGGGCTGACGGCCGCCGCCGCGGCGGAACGGCGCTGGGTGGCCTTCCTCGGCGGGGCCGCGGCCGGCGCGGGCCGGACCGGAGACGACGGGGGGGCGGCATGA